A part of Aegilops tauschii subsp. strangulata cultivar AL8/78 chromosome 2, Aet v6.0, whole genome shotgun sequence genomic DNA contains:
- the LOC109741129 gene encoding glucan endo-1,3-beta-glucosidase: MELTRLRLVLLCAGLPLLLFSRSEAGEVGVCYGRNGNNLMDPASVVQLLKKNGITSVRVYDTDQGVLDAMKNSGIKMVVAVPNEMLPSAAGDPDWAIQWANNNLLPYYPATDIRGVTVGNEVFKQANEHTSHLVPAMRNVQAALAGLGLADAVKVTTPIALDALKVSFPPSEGEFKDDIAQSVMSPMIDFLAQTGSYLMVNIYPYYAYSSSNGAMDINYVTFRPNGGVVDSRAGLTYYSLYEAQLDAVYYAMERLGSSSSRNHTKKMRMLRGRRGPKPKVPAIGGESSPGGCAYCPQSLGFTKADAQAYTNNLIKLALSGAGTPHRPEFDISVYIFELFNENEKPTVEEQNYGLFYPNGQPVYQVDFGAGDKSSSWCEANAAVGDARLQAALDWACGHGADCSAIQPGKPCYEPDTKVAHATYAFNDYYQRKGRASGTCDFSGAASIVYRQPAGTCDPKAASWCVANAAVGDARLQAALDWACGHGADCSAIQPGARCFDPDTKVAHASYAFNDYYQRNGRSGSSCHFGGAGSVVHQAPKIGNCVLRSRA, encoded by the exons ATGGAACTCACTCGCCTGAGACTCGTCCTACTCTGCGCCGGATTGCCACTGCTCCTCTTCTCGCGTTCAG AGGCAGGCGAGGTGGGCGTGTGCTACGGCAGGAACGGGAACAACCTGATGGACCCAGCGTCGGTGGTGCAGCTGCTGAAGAAGAATGGCATCACGTCGGTGAGGGTGTACGACACCGACCAGGGCGTGCTGGACGCGATGAAGAACAGCGGCATAAAGATGGTGGTGGCGGTACCCAACGAGATGCTCCCGTCCGCGGCCGGGGACCCAGACTGGGCCATCCAGTGGGCCAACAACAACCTGTTGCCCTACTACCCTGCCACGGATATCCGTGGCGTCACGGTAGGGAACGAGGTCTTCAAGCAGGCAAACGAGCATACGTCGCACCTCGTCCCGGCCATGAGGAATGTCCAGGCGGCGCTGGCTGGCCTGGGCCTGGCCGACGCCGTGAAGGTGACGACCCCGATTGCGTTGGATGCGCTGAAGGTGTCGTTCCCGCCATCCGAAGGTGAGTTCAAGGACGACATCGCGCAGTCGGTGATGAGTCCCATGATTGACTTCTTGGCGCAGACAGGCTCGTACCTCATGGTCAACATCTACCCGTACTACGCGTATTCGTCGTCCAATGGCGCCATGGACATTAACTACGTGACCTTCCGCCCCAACGGCGGCGTGGTCGACAGTCGGGCCGGCCTCACCTACTATAGCCTATATGAAGCCCAGCTCGACGCTGTGTATTATGCGATGGAGAGGCTGGGCTCCTCCAGCTCCAGGAACCACACTAAGAAGATGAGAATGCTCAGGGGAAGGCGTGGCCCGAAGCCCAAGGTGCCCGCAATAGGCGGGGAGTCGAGCCCGGGAGGGTGCGCCTACTGCCCACAGAGCCTGGGCTTCACAAAGGCGGACGCCCAGGCCTACACCAATAACCTCATCAAACTTGCGCTCTCCGGCGCCGGCACCCCGCACCGCCCTGAATTCGACATCTCCGTATACATCTTCGAACTTTTCAACGAGAACGAGAAGCCGACTGTGGAGGAGCAAAACTACGGCCTGTTCTACCCGAACGGCCAGCCGGTGTATCAGGTCGACTTCGGGGCCGGCGACAAGTCCAGCAGCTGGTGCGAGGCGAACGCAGCGGTCGGGGACGCACGCCTCCAGGCGGCGCTGGACTGGGCGTGCGGCCACGGGGCAGACTGCAGCGCCATCCAGCCCGGGAAGCCATGCTACGAGCCCGACACCAAGGTGGCGCACGCCACCTACGCCTTCAACGACTACTACCAGCGCAAGGGCCGGGCCAGCGGGACGTGCGACTTCTCCGGCGCCGCTTCCATTGTCTACCGGCAACCAGCAG GCACCTGCGACCCCAAGGCAGCGAGCTGGTGCGTGGCGAACGCGGCGGTCGGGGACGCTCGGCTCCAGGCGGCGCTGGACTGGGCGTGTGGCCATGGGGCGGACTGCAGCGCCATCCAGCCCGGCGCGCGGTGCTTTGATCCTGACACAAAGGTTGCGCACGCGTCTTACGCATTCAACGACTACTACCAGCGCAACGGGCGGTCTGGCAGCTCATGCCATTTTGGCGGAGCCGGCTCCGTTGTTCATCAGGCACCAA AGATCGGAAACTGCGTGCTGCGGTCAAGGGCCTGA
- the LOC109741127 gene encoding cysteine-rich receptor-like protein kinase 6 gives MLLAVIAVVLLLLPPAMPFEDLLCDGSTYAPYSTFQASLDLVAAALPGNASSMPSGFATAEAGTPPNRAYAMALCRGDVNASTCAACVAAAFRAAGAQDNCPNNTGATMYEDVCVLRFSTVQFLDFLRADQWQPGELTFQITPASRNVKSAQGAWFSAAATSILTAVVDHALAVAGNSTTAKKYFATGVLDFEPRIYGLAQCLPEMTPSQCRSCLGTLLVQTTPMLSTKPRWIMAFVAWCNLRYSVRPFYEGRSMLQLPAPPPPAVVPPSVTPESGGTGKKKSAEGISAGIGCSVVFLFLLSVFAFVRFKRRTTKQSEDDHPFKKIVGAQCMIFDLSALQEATENFSEKNKLGEGGFGIVYKGILADGQEIAVKKLLGGTGSGLHQLHNEVQLLAELQHKNLVRLQGFCSHRDDTLLVYEYIKNGTLDNFLFETNEENTLSWEQQYNIVLGIAKGILYLHEDSSMRIIHRDLKPNNILVDDGMDPKIADFGLARLLGDGHTHTKTARAVGTLGYMAPEYAIHGRVSPKIDIFSFGVLVLEIVTRRRNSSSDDRDEVNLISDVWNCWTKGTVSQMIDRSLDEHARSQALRCIHIGLMCVQSDPDDRPYISSVIFMLTRDNTEIQAPAQPAFFFGREAALTSPAYDRSDFILGQDVSVNAVTITEPYPR, from the exons ATGCTTCTGGCCGTCATCGCCGTCGTCCTGCTCCTGCTACCGCCGGCCATGCCGTTCGAGGACTTGTTGTGCGATGGCAGCACCTACGCGCCCTACAGCACTTTCCAGGCgagcctcgacctcgtcgccgcggcgctccccggcaacgcctCCTCCATGCCGTCCGGCTTCGCCACCGCCGAGGCCGGCACGCCGCCCAACCGGGCCTACGCCATGGCGCTCTGCCGCGGCGACGTGAACGCCTCCACCTGCGCCGCCTGCGTGGCCGCCGCATTCCGTGCCGCCGGCGCGCAGGACAACTGCCCCAACAACACGGGCGCCACCATGTACGAGGACGTCTGCGTCCTTCGGTTCTCCACCGTGCAGTTCCTCGACTTCCTCAGGGCCGACCAGTGGCAGCCCGGAGAGCTTAC TTTTCAAATTACCCCGGCGTCTCGGAATGTCAAGTCGGCACAGGGAGCATGGTTCAGCGCCGCCGCCACGTCCATCCTCACCGCGGTGGTCGACCACGCATTGGCCGTGGCGGGCAACTCGACGACCGCCAAGAAGTACTTCGCCACGGGGGTGCTGGACTTCGAGCCCAGGATTTACGGGCTCGCGCAGTGCCTCCCGGAGATGACGCCGTCGCAGTGCCGGAGCTGCCTTGGGACCCTCCTCGTGCAAACAACGCCCATGCTCAGCACCAAGCCCCGATGGATCATGGCTTTTGTGGCCTGGTGCAACCTGAGGTACAGCGTGCGGCCGTTCTACGAGGGTCGGTCGATGCTGCAGCTCCCGGCGCCACCACCGCCAGCAGTCGTGCCGCCATCTGTAACTCCAGAGTCTGGAGGAACAG GGAAGAAAAAGAGTGCAGAAGGAATCTCTGCGGGCATTGGTTGTTCTGTGGTCTTCCTATTTCTTCTTTCGGTTTTCGCTTTCGTTCGATTCAAGAGAAGGACTACTAAGCAATCAGAGGACGACCACC CATTCAAGAAAATTGTGGGAGCACAATGCATGATCTTTGATTTATCGGCGCTGCAAGAGGCAACTGAAAACTTCTCGGAAAAGAATAAGCTTGGAGAAGGTGGTTTTGGCATTGTGTACAAG GGGATACTAGCAGATGGGCAGGAAATAGCAGTGAAGAAGCTTTTGGGAGGAACAGGGAGTGGTTTGCATCAACTGCACAATGAGGTGCAGCTATTGGCAGAGCTGCAGCATAAGAACCTTGTTAGATTACAGGGGTTTTGCTCGCATCGGGATGATACGCTGCTCGTTTATGAATATATCAAGAATGGGACCCTCGACAACTTTCTATTTG AAACTAACGAGGAAAATACACTGAGCTGGGAGCAACAGTACAACATCGTTCTTGGGATTGCCAAGGGAATATTGTACCTTCACGAGGATTCAAGCATGAGGATCATCCACCGGGACCTGAAACCTAACAACATTCTCGTTGACGACGGCATGGATCCGAAAATCGCAGACTTTGGACTTGCAAGGCTGCTAGGAGATGGTCATACTCATACTAAGACAGCTAGAGCTGTCGGAACACT AGGTTACATGGCACCGGAGTACGCAATACACGGACGCGTGTCGCCCAAGATCGATATTTTCAGCTTCGGTGTCTTGGTCCTTGAAATTGTAACCAGGAGACGGAACAGCAGTTCTGACGATCGCGATGAAGTGAATCTTATTAGTGAT GTGTGGAACTGCTGGACGAAAGGGACGGTATCGCAGATGATAGACCGATCGCTGGATGAACACGCTCGAAGCCAGGCATTACGATGTATCCACATCGGGTTGATGTGTGTCCAGTCGGACCCTGACGACAGGCCTTACATATCATCCGTCATTTTCATGTTAACCAGGGATAACACGGAGATTCAAGCACCTGCGCAACCTGCAttcttctttgggagagaagccGCTTTAACTTCTCCGGCATATGACCGATCTGATTTCATCCTGGGACAGGATGTCTCTGTGAATGCGGTTACAATTACTGAGCCGTATCCTAGGTAA